One stretch of Saccharomonospora xinjiangensis XJ-54 DNA includes these proteins:
- a CDS encoding DNA translocase FtsK, whose protein sequence is MARTVGRTRELDPEHRRDGLALGLVALALVAAVGVGWEAAGPVGEAIAVGTRSVIGAAAVALPVALLLAAVVLMRSQPRPETRPRMVVGSLLVGLAVLGLLHLISGRPQEHAQQMYAGGWIGWFSGDLLARGVTAWIAVPLLVLVLAYGVLVFAGTPVRRLPQRLREWTTESAGSTDASDALEPGEGEDGADERAPSRTRSRGGDTAAPDGDAVTGADPATARLRRPSRGRTPKADADDAQATLDLTAPEGEQVSGPVPAPSPVRKKAAGAMASSRRQEPALSVTRTVEGDYNLPSLELLTLGDAPKGHSRANDVMIEAITGVLDQFKIDAQVTGFTRGPTVTRYEVELGPGVKVEKITALTKNIAYAVATENVRLLAPIPGKSAVGIEVPNTDREMVRLGDVLRSPTAASDDHPMVIGLGKDIEGNFVTANLTKMPHLLVAGSTGSGKSSFVNSMLVSLLSRATPDECRMILIDPKMVELTPYEGIPHLITPIITQPKKAAAALAWLVEEMEQRYQDMQANRVRHIDDFNRKVRKGEITAPPGSERVYRPYPYIMAIVDELADLMMTAPRDVEDAIVRITQKARAAGIHLVLATQRPSVDVVTGLIKTNVPSRLAFATSSLTDSRVILDQPGAEKLIGMGDALYLPMGAGKPTRVQGAFVSDEEITAVVAATKEQAEPDYTEGVTAAKAGEKKDIDPDIGDDLDVLLQAAELVVSSQFGSTSMLQRKLRVGFAKAGRLMDLLETRGVVGPSEGSKAREVLVKPDDLPGVLAMIRGDDPPQEE, encoded by the coding sequence GTGGCCAGGACCGTCGGGCGCACGCGCGAACTCGATCCGGAGCACCGCAGGGACGGCCTCGCGCTCGGCCTCGTCGCTCTCGCGCTGGTGGCAGCCGTCGGCGTCGGCTGGGAAGCGGCGGGGCCGGTAGGGGAGGCCATCGCGGTCGGTACCCGCAGCGTGATCGGAGCCGCGGCCGTGGCATTGCCGGTGGCCCTGTTGCTGGCGGCGGTGGTGCTCATGCGCTCGCAGCCGCGTCCGGAGACCCGCCCGCGCATGGTGGTTGGAAGCCTGCTGGTGGGCCTCGCCGTGCTCGGGCTGCTGCATCTGATCAGCGGTAGGCCGCAGGAGCACGCGCAGCAGATGTACGCGGGCGGCTGGATCGGCTGGTTCTCCGGCGACCTGCTCGCCAGGGGCGTCACCGCGTGGATCGCCGTTCCCCTGCTGGTGCTCGTGCTGGCCTACGGCGTGCTGGTGTTCGCGGGAACGCCCGTCCGCCGCCTCCCCCAGCGGCTGCGCGAGTGGACGACCGAGTCTGCGGGGTCCACGGACGCGTCGGACGCGCTAGAACCGGGCGAGGGGGAGGACGGGGCGGACGAGCGGGCCCCGTCACGAACCAGGTCGCGGGGCGGCGACACTGCCGCTCCCGACGGCGACGCCGTCACCGGCGCCGACCCGGCCACCGCCCGCCTGCGCAGGCCGTCGCGAGGGCGAACGCCGAAAGCGGACGCGGACGACGCGCAGGCCACACTCGATCTCACCGCGCCGGAGGGGGAACAGGTCAGCGGCCCCGTGCCTGCTCCCTCGCCGGTCCGCAAGAAGGCGGCAGGGGCGATGGCGTCGTCACGACGGCAGGAACCCGCGCTGTCGGTCACCCGCACGGTCGAGGGCGACTACAACCTCCCCTCACTGGAACTGCTCACACTGGGAGACGCGCCGAAGGGGCACAGCCGCGCCAACGACGTGATGATCGAGGCAATCACCGGCGTGCTCGACCAGTTCAAGATCGACGCGCAGGTCACCGGCTTCACTCGTGGCCCGACGGTCACCCGGTACGAGGTGGAACTCGGCCCGGGCGTGAAGGTCGAGAAGATCACCGCGTTGACGAAGAACATCGCCTACGCGGTGGCCACCGAGAACGTGCGCCTCCTCGCGCCCATCCCCGGCAAGTCGGCTGTGGGTATCGAGGTGCCCAACACCGACCGCGAGATGGTGCGCCTCGGCGACGTGCTGCGCTCGCCGACGGCTGCCTCCGACGACCACCCGATGGTCATCGGCCTCGGCAAGGACATCGAGGGCAACTTCGTCACAGCCAACCTCACCAAGATGCCGCACCTGCTGGTGGCAGGCTCCACGGGCTCCGGCAAGTCGAGCTTCGTCAACTCGATGCTCGTCTCCCTGCTCTCCAGGGCGACGCCCGACGAGTGCCGCATGATCCTCATCGACCCGAAGATGGTCGAGCTCACCCCGTACGAGGGCATCCCGCACCTGATCACGCCCATCATCACGCAGCCGAAGAAGGCCGCAGCGGCGCTCGCCTGGCTCGTGGAGGAGATGGAGCAGCGTTACCAGGACATGCAGGCCAACCGCGTGCGGCACATCGACGACTTCAACCGCAAGGTGCGGAAAGGCGAGATCACCGCCCCGCCCGGCAGCGAGCGGGTCTACCGGCCGTACCCGTACATCATGGCGATCGTGGACGAGCTGGCCGACCTGATGATGACCGCGCCGAGGGACGTCGAGGACGCCATCGTGCGGATCACGCAGAAGGCGAGGGCCGCCGGTATTCACCTCGTGCTGGCGACGCAGCGGCCGTCCGTGGACGTGGTCACCGGTCTCATCAAGACCAACGTGCCGTCGCGGCTGGCGTTCGCGACGTCGTCGCTCACCGACTCCCGCGTCATCCTCGACCAGCCGGGCGCGGAGAAGCTGATCGGCATGGGCGACGCGCTCTACCTGCCGATGGGAGCGGGAAAACCCACCCGTGTGCAGGGGGCTTTCGTCAGCGACGAGGAGATCACCGCCGTCGTCGCCGCGACCAAGGAACAGGCGGAGCCGGACTACACCGAGGGTGTCACGGCGGCCAAGGCCGGTGAGAAGAAGGACATCGACCCCGACATCGGCGACGACCTCGACGTGCTGCTCCAGGCGGCCGAGCTGGTGGTCAGCTCCCAGTTCGGGTCAACCTCGATGCTGCAACGCAAGCTGAGAGTGGGATTCGCGAAAGCGGGCAGGCTGATGGACCTGCTGGAGACGAGGGGAGTGGTGGGTCCCTCGGAGGGTTCGAAGGCGCGGGAGGTGCTCGTGAAGCCCGACGACTTGCCGGGGGTGCTCGCCATGATCCGTGGTGACGACCCGCCGCAGGAGGAGTAG
- a CDS encoding o-succinylbenzoate synthase, producing the protein MSVTHSAFDPLATVEEVRVYAIAMRTRFRGITVREGMLLRGPTGWGEFCPFDDYPDAGAVPWLAAAVEQCTGHWPAPVRDRVPVNCTVPAVAPDVAHEIVARSGCRTAKVKVADRPGSLAEDQARVEAVRSALGPGGAIRVDANGAWDVESAVRHIRVLDRSAGGLEYVEQPCPTVPELAQVRRRVNVRIAADESIRRADDPLRVAVAEAADVAVLKCLPLGGVHRALQVAEACGLPCVVSSALETSVGLAAEVALAAALPELPFACGLGTLSLLDGDVVPASAALRPVDGFVPVPAAKPVPDPALVDAHAPIDPVEVARWLARLARVGALLQRR; encoded by the coding sequence GTGTCCGTGACCCACTCCGCCTTCGACCCACTGGCCACCGTCGAGGAGGTCCGCGTCTATGCCATCGCGATGCGGACGCGGTTCCGTGGCATCACCGTGCGGGAGGGCATGCTGCTGCGCGGGCCGACCGGGTGGGGAGAGTTCTGCCCGTTCGACGACTATCCCGACGCCGGTGCCGTGCCGTGGCTCGCGGCGGCCGTCGAGCAGTGCACGGGGCACTGGCCCGCTCCGGTGCGTGATCGCGTGCCGGTGAACTGCACTGTCCCCGCCGTCGCTCCCGACGTGGCTCACGAGATCGTCGCGCGGTCCGGATGCCGCACGGCGAAGGTCAAGGTCGCCGACCGGCCCGGCTCGCTCGCCGAGGACCAGGCCAGGGTCGAAGCCGTGCGCTCGGCGCTCGGGCCTGGTGGCGCGATCCGGGTTGACGCCAACGGTGCGTGGGACGTCGAGTCGGCTGTGCGCCACATCAGAGTGCTGGATCGCTCGGCAGGCGGCCTCGAATACGTGGAACAGCCCTGCCCCACCGTGCCCGAACTCGCGCAGGTGAGGCGGCGGGTGAACGTGCGCATCGCCGCCGACGAGTCGATCCGCAGGGCCGACGACCCCCTCAGGGTCGCCGTGGCCGAGGCCGCCGACGTCGCCGTGCTCAAGTGCCTGCCACTGGGCGGGGTGCATCGCGCTCTCCAGGTCGCCGAGGCGTGTGGCCTGCCCTGCGTCGTCTCGTCGGCGCTGGAGACAAGCGTGGGACTCGCGGCCGAGGTCGCTCTGGCCGCGGCGCTTCCCGAACTCCCGTTCGCGTGTGGCCTCGGCACACTGTCGTTGCTGGACGGCGACGTGGTTCCCGCGTCGGCGGCGTTGCGGCCCGTTGACGGGTTCGTGCCGGTGCCCGCCGCGAAGCCGGTGCCCGATCCCGCGCTCGTTGACGCCCACGCTCCCATCGACCCGGTCGAGGTGGCTCGCTGGCTGGCGCGCCTGGCGCGGGTCGGCGCGTTGCTTCAACGACGCTGA
- a CDS encoding amino-acid N-acetyltransferase has protein sequence MTSVQAPLIRRARIADVRAIKRLVDSDAGRVLLEKNLITLYEDVQEFWVAEVEGTVVGCGALHVMWEDLAEIRTVTVDRSVRGRGIGHALVERLIDLAAELGLRRLFVLTFETEFFARHGFTEITGTPVPAEVYAEMRRSADTGVAEFLDLPFVKPNTLGNTRMLLHLTTDTTDTTDTARPCGEDAHDTQRR, from the coding sequence TTGACGTCTGTGCAAGCACCCCTGATCCGGCGCGCCCGCATCGCCGATGTGCGCGCAATCAAGCGGTTGGTTGACTCCGACGCGGGGCGGGTGCTGCTGGAGAAAAATCTGATCACCCTCTACGAGGACGTGCAGGAATTCTGGGTGGCCGAGGTCGAAGGCACCGTCGTCGGGTGCGGGGCGCTGCACGTGATGTGGGAGGACCTCGCCGAGATCCGCACGGTGACGGTTGACCGGTCGGTGCGGGGCAGGGGAATCGGGCACGCTCTGGTGGAACGGCTCATCGACCTCGCGGCCGAACTGGGGCTGCGACGGCTGTTCGTGCTCACCTTCGAGACCGAATTCTTCGCGAGGCACGGGTTCACCGAGATCACCGGCACCCCCGTGCCCGCTGAGGTCTACGCGGAGATGCGCCGTTCGGCCGACACCGGTGTGGCCGAGTTCCTCGATCTTCCGTTCGTGAAGCCCAACACGCTCGGCAACACGCGCATGCTGCTGCACCTCACCACCGACACCACCGACACCACCGACACTGCCCGCCCCTGCGGCGAGGACGCGCACGACACTCAGCGTCGTTGA
- the rimO gene encoding 30S ribosomal protein S12 methylthiotransferase RimO: protein MSSAESSPHRRVSLLTLGCARNEVDSEELAGRLVAGGWELSDDPAASDVVVVNTCGFVEQAKKDSVDTLLEAADTGAKVVAVGCMAERYGRELAQNLPEAEAVLGFDHYPHLADRLADIAEGRRVESHTPADRRTLLPITPVERQAAAEDVTVPGHGSWGPRVLRTRLDDSPVAALKIASGCDRRCSFCAIPSFRGSFVSRHPDELVAEAEWLASQGVRELFLVSENSTSYGKDLSRDLGGTRALELLLPRLAAVEGVERVRVSYLQPAETRPDLVKVIATTPGVADYFDLSFQHSSETVLRRMRRFGSTESFLALIEQIRSYAPEAGIRTNVIVGFPGETEEDLAELERFLTEARLDAVGVFGYSDEDGTEAETFDGKLDPSEVTERVGRVSALVEELTAQRAEDRIGSVVDVLVESVEEEIVGRAAHQAPEVDGECVVLGDLDCEAGQLIRCEVVDSAGVDLVVRPAGAAAGAPDSTT from the coding sequence GTGTCTAGCGCCGAATCCTCGCCCCACCGCAGGGTCTCCCTCCTGACGCTCGGGTGTGCTCGCAACGAGGTCGATTCCGAGGAGCTCGCAGGTCGTCTCGTGGCCGGAGGATGGGAACTCAGCGACGACCCCGCCGCCAGCGACGTCGTCGTGGTGAACACCTGTGGCTTCGTCGAACAGGCGAAGAAGGACTCGGTGGACACCCTGCTCGAGGCAGCGGACACGGGAGCGAAGGTCGTCGCCGTCGGGTGCATGGCCGAGCGGTACGGCAGGGAACTCGCGCAGAACCTGCCGGAGGCCGAGGCCGTGCTCGGCTTCGACCACTATCCCCACCTGGCCGACCGGCTCGCCGACATCGCCGAGGGCAGGCGCGTCGAGTCGCACACACCGGCCGACCGCAGGACGCTGCTGCCGATCACCCCCGTCGAGCGGCAGGCCGCGGCGGAAGACGTGACGGTGCCGGGCCACGGGAGCTGGGGCCCGCGCGTCTTGCGGACCAGGCTCGACGATTCACCCGTCGCAGCGCTCAAGATCGCGTCGGGGTGTGACCGCCGCTGCTCGTTCTGCGCCATCCCGTCGTTCCGAGGTTCGTTCGTGTCACGCCATCCCGACGAGCTGGTCGCCGAGGCAGAGTGGCTCGCCTCCCAAGGCGTGCGGGAGCTGTTCCTCGTGAGCGAGAACTCGACGTCGTACGGCAAGGATCTCAGCCGTGACCTCGGGGGGACGCGGGCGCTGGAGCTGCTGCTGCCGAGGCTGGCCGCCGTCGAGGGCGTGGAACGGGTGCGGGTTTCGTACCTCCAGCCCGCCGAGACCCGCCCCGATCTTGTCAAGGTCATCGCCACGACACCCGGTGTCGCCGACTACTTCGACCTGTCGTTCCAGCACTCCAGCGAGACGGTGCTGCGGCGCATGCGGCGGTTCGGCTCGACGGAGTCGTTCCTGGCACTGATCGAGCAGATCCGGTCCTACGCGCCGGAGGCGGGTATCCGTACCAACGTCATCGTCGGGTTTCCCGGTGAGACGGAGGAGGATCTGGCCGAGCTGGAACGGTTCCTCACCGAGGCACGGCTCGACGCGGTGGGTGTCTTCGGGTACTCCGACGAGGACGGCACCGAGGCCGAGACGTTCGACGGCAAGCTGGACCCCTCCGAGGTCACCGAGCGCGTCGGCAGGGTGTCGGCGCTGGTCGAGGAACTCACCGCGCAGCGGGCCGAGGACAGGATCGGTTCGGTGGTTGACGTGCTCGTCGAGTCGGTGGAGGAGGAGATCGTGGGCAGGGCGGCGCACCAGGCTCCCGAGGTGGACGGCGAGTGCGTCGTGCTCGGCGACCTCGACTGCGAGGCCGGCCAGCTGATCCGTTGCGAGGTCGTGGACAGCGCGGGTGTCGATCTGGTCGTGCGGCCCGCAGGGGCGGCGGCCGGTGCCCCGGACTCCACGACGTGA
- the pgsA gene encoding CDP-diacylglycerol--glycerol-3-phosphate 3-phosphatidyltransferase, whose protein sequence is MSTGGAGGQEAARGRGSGSAAPDTVPTLNVANVLTVLRLVLVPVFVVTLFAGEVSGDDGSAALAASPWRYVATGVFALAALTDRLDGWVARRYDLVTNFGKIVDPIADKALIGAALLGLSVLGELPWWFTGAILGREIAVTGLRFWVLRHGVIPASKGGKAKTLAQVAAIGVVLLPLPVEADPAEWVLLGVALVLTVGTGVDYLVRALRLRAVARQGPVEVE, encoded by the coding sequence GTGAGCACGGGCGGGGCAGGCGGGCAGGAAGCGGCACGGGGGCGAGGTTCGGGCAGCGCCGCACCGGATACGGTGCCGACGCTCAACGTGGCCAACGTGCTCACCGTGTTGCGCCTCGTGCTCGTTCCCGTGTTCGTCGTGACGCTGTTCGCAGGCGAGGTGTCCGGCGACGACGGCTCGGCCGCCCTCGCTGCATCGCCGTGGCGGTATGTCGCGACGGGCGTGTTCGCGCTCGCGGCTCTGACCGACCGGCTCGACGGGTGGGTGGCGCGCCGCTACGACCTGGTGACCAATTTCGGCAAGATCGTCGATCCCATCGCCGACAAGGCTTTGATCGGGGCCGCACTGCTGGGTTTGAGCGTGCTCGGTGAGCTGCCGTGGTGGTTCACCGGCGCGATCCTCGGCAGGGAGATCGCCGTCACGGGGCTGCGGTTCTGGGTGCTCCGGCACGGCGTCATCCCCGCGAGCAAGGGCGGCAAGGCGAAGACGTTGGCCCAGGTCGCGGCCATCGGCGTGGTGCTGCTCCCGCTTCCCGTGGAGGCCGATCCCGCCGAGTGGGTTCTGCTGGGTGTCGCCCTCGTCCTCACCGTCGGCACCGGCGTTGACTATCTCGTGAGGGCGTTGCGCCTGAGGGCGGTCGCCCGTCAGGGGCCCGTGGAGGTGGAGTGA
- a CDS encoding CinA family protein: MSAQDGPARADEHAGWLVAELTRLRQTVATAESLTAGLVCATITRVPGASAVLRGGLVVYATDLKHSLAGVDSRLLAEHGAVHPEVAAQLAEGALHRCGADWGLGLTGVAGPEPQDGAEPGTVYVALAGPGVRVVRTLHLPGGREEVRAGSVTCALALLREHMR, from the coding sequence GTGAGCGCGCAGGACGGCCCCGCCCGCGCCGACGAGCACGCCGGGTGGCTGGTGGCCGAGCTGACCCGCCTGCGGCAGACGGTGGCCACGGCCGAGTCACTCACGGCGGGGCTGGTGTGCGCGACGATCACGCGCGTACCGGGGGCGAGCGCGGTGCTCCGTGGTGGACTCGTGGTCTACGCCACCGATCTCAAGCACAGCCTCGCGGGCGTGGACAGCCGCCTTCTCGCCGAGCACGGCGCCGTGCATCCCGAGGTCGCGGCGCAGCTTGCCGAGGGGGCTCTTCATCGGTGCGGCGCGGACTGGGGTCTCGGCCTCACTGGCGTCGCGGGGCCGGAACCCCAGGACGGTGCCGAGCCCGGCACCGTGTACGTGGCGCTGGCCGGACCCGGTGTGCGGGTGGTGCGGACCTTGCACCTGCCGGGCGGCAGGGAAGAGGTGCGAGCGGGATCGGTGACGTGTGCTCTCGCGCTGCTCCGGGAACACATGCGGTAA
- a CDS encoding helix-turn-helix domain-containing protein, giving the protein MTVLLREAIGDRLRHARTTKRRTLRDISRAAKVSLGYLSEVERGQKEASSELLASICEALELPLSELLRNVAADVSALDRVDAAVEPTAGELAAVRDAEGREERASEDRVKAGERGFEGGRLVSGRKGNELADLRLSPALRTTIHAPKAKAVLAA; this is encoded by the coding sequence ATGACCGTGCTGTTGCGTGAGGCGATCGGTGATCGGCTCCGTCATGCCCGCACCACCAAGCGCCGGACGCTGCGCGACATCTCCCGCGCCGCCAAGGTGAGCCTTGGGTACCTGTCCGAGGTCGAGCGAGGGCAGAAGGAGGCGTCCAGTGAGCTGCTCGCCTCGATCTGCGAGGCGCTCGAACTCCCGCTGAGCGAACTGCTGCGCAATGTCGCCGCCGACGTCTCGGCGCTCGACAGGGTCGATGCGGCAGTGGAGCCCACCGCCGGCGAACTCGCCGCCGTGAGGGATGCGGAGGGCCGCGAGGAGCGGGCAAGCGAGGACAGGGTGAAGGCAGGCGAACGCGGTTTCGAAGGCGGCCGTCTTGTCTCGGGCCGCAAGGGCAACGAGCTGGCGGACCTCCGCCTCTCGCCGGCGCTGCGGACCACGATCCACGCACCCAAGGCGAAGGCTGTGCTGGCCGCGTGA
- a CDS encoding PspA/IM30 family protein, producing the protein MANPFVKFWKYLMAAFSSKVDEHADPKVQIQQAIEEAQRNHQALSQQAASVIGNQRQLEMKLNRQLGEVEKLQASTRQALTLADEARAKGDEKKAQEFETAAEGFAAQLVTAEQAIEDLKTLHDQALQAAEQAKQAVERNASMLQQKLAERTKLLSQLEQAKMQEQVSASLTQMTELAAPGNTPSLDEIRDKIEKRYTTALGSAELAQNSVQGRMLEVQHSTTQLAGHNRLEQIRASMKGESVAQVTGGESAGSGAQASSATSDVQREIQARVEAERQKNQA; encoded by the coding sequence ATGGCCAACCCTTTCGTGAAGTTCTGGAAGTACCTGATGGCGGCGTTCTCGTCCAAGGTTGACGAGCATGCCGATCCGAAGGTGCAGATCCAGCAGGCCATCGAGGAGGCACAGCGGAACCACCAGGCCCTGTCCCAGCAGGCCGCCTCGGTGATCGGTAACCAGCGGCAGCTGGAGATGAAGCTCAACCGGCAGCTCGGAGAGGTCGAGAAGCTGCAGGCCTCCACTCGCCAGGCGCTGACGCTCGCCGACGAGGCAAGGGCGAAGGGCGACGAGAAGAAGGCTCAGGAGTTCGAGACCGCCGCTGAGGGCTTCGCCGCGCAGCTCGTGACGGCCGAGCAGGCCATCGAGGACCTGAAGACGCTGCACGACCAGGCGTTGCAGGCGGCCGAACAGGCGAAGCAGGCCGTCGAGCGCAACGCCAGCATGCTCCAGCAGAAGCTGGCCGAGCGCACGAAGCTGCTGTCTCAGCTTGAGCAGGCCAAGATGCAGGAGCAGGTGTCGGCCTCGCTCACCCAGATGACCGAACTCGCGGCGCCGGGCAACACGCCGTCGCTCGACGAGATCCGCGACAAGATCGAGAAGCGGTACACCACGGCGCTCGGGTCCGCGGAGCTCGCTCAGAACTCCGTGCAGGGCAGGATGCTGGAGGTGCAGCACTCCACGACGCAGCTCGCGGGTCACAACCGGCTCGAACAGATCAGGGCGTCGATGAAGGGCGAATCGGTCGCGCAGGTGACCGGCGGCGAGTCCGCGGGCAGCGGTGCTCAGGCGTCCTCGGCCACCTCGGATGTCCAGCGTGAGATCCAGGCCAGGGTCGAGGCGGAGCGGCAGAAGAACCAGGCGTGA
- the pspM gene encoding phage shock envelope stress response protein PspM: MAGGQNERFGKFDKHVQRLPDYAQRAGRVMRAYAESKAERQSGATAAGDGSPSRQVGAAVPPVVAEVRDKWVRWNDPAAKHERRKRRTSRALTLWIILSLLSVLYAVVGYAGITGGIGGWQGAFSGLVGTVIFTVFGVRSGIRLYRLSRTTVVPAPRPPVLPRTGSAARQPMERLARSEASLTDLLAQLSASADHGTAPVPALSVEQTRATAAEAATALRALAARIESVERAKMSAPAGEQPALDTAIASLRAQLDDGVEEYGALVAAAGRAVAASSGGVSQAKDALTDATDRLAGLASALRDLSSR; encoded by the coding sequence GTGGCGGGCGGACAGAACGAGCGCTTCGGGAAGTTCGACAAGCACGTGCAGCGTCTGCCCGACTACGCACAGCGCGCGGGCCGGGTGATGCGCGCGTACGCCGAGAGCAAGGCCGAGCGGCAGTCCGGTGCGACGGCCGCCGGCGACGGGTCACCCTCACGCCAGGTCGGGGCCGCCGTTCCTCCTGTGGTCGCCGAGGTCCGCGACAAGTGGGTTCGCTGGAACGATCCGGCGGCCAAACACGAACGTCGCAAACGGCGCACCTCCCGTGCCCTGACGCTGTGGATCATCCTGTCGCTGCTGTCGGTGCTGTACGCGGTGGTCGGCTACGCGGGCATCACAGGGGGAATCGGCGGGTGGCAGGGCGCGTTCAGCGGGCTGGTGGGAACGGTGATCTTCACTGTTTTCGGCGTGCGTTCGGGGATACGCCTCTACCGGCTGAGCAGGACGACGGTGGTGCCGGCCCCGAGACCGCCCGTGCTACCGCGTACCGGGTCGGCGGCCCGGCAACCCATGGAGCGGCTGGCACGCAGCGAGGCATCACTGACGGACCTGCTCGCGCAGCTGTCCGCTTCCGCTGATCATGGGACCGCGCCCGTGCCAGCGTTGTCGGTGGAACAGACCCGGGCCACCGCTGCGGAGGCGGCCACGGCGCTGCGGGCACTCGCCGCGCGGATCGAGTCGGTCGAGCGGGCGAAGATGTCCGCTCCGGCGGGGGAACAACCCGCGCTCGACACGGCGATCGCGAGTCTGCGAGCGCAGCTCGACGACGGCGTCGAGGAGTACGGCGCCCTCGTCGCCGCGGCGGGAAGAGCCGTCGCCGCCTCCAGCGGAGGCGTCTCCCAGGCGAAGGACGCGCTCACCGACGCCACCGACCGCCTCGCTGGCCTGGCGTCGGCTCTGCGTGATCTGTCGTCGCGATGA
- a CDS encoding allophanate hydrolase-related protein yields the protein MNLFLFDDDTVPLPPVTTSQAVQRVLSVFDALARGLGPAPPVRLRCREDVLMDAKAVDERVRAGERMSLVGILVAAPEVPVVAERLAQAGAVVAGHTVPGAPSPGSEVRLETLSKLDALLVTEPPASCRGVVGFVPTRGLLPASGSGITTVLARDAAVAQRVAAAVTGPDPRTTSAGFSRHWPDSVRLSAGEHPRIAVPDRAFLAELGRVEAARLAATADTLSVAGATTHEVELHGAGGLCRKRAAVALGDHEALLLPLGTGLCSLTRLATRLDTAAVLLPTRDGGGVGLLAKPFDDQVVLDLAGLLTGSQASTPYPDVGVRLIAFGSYLRGQPRAADLERVGARFTGFATTSRHYRLLLIEHDPPEAGVVPANRPSEGGPLVGEEWLLSPAALGEFVARLPSPMRLGTVELADGTSAPAILCDPSVAERSVDLTAWECWRAYLRHLSAVRPVAARAGS from the coding sequence GTGAACCTGTTCCTGTTCGACGACGACACGGTCCCGCTTCCTCCCGTCACCACCAGCCAGGCCGTTCAGCGTGTGTTGTCGGTGTTCGACGCGCTCGCTCGTGGCCTCGGTCCCGCTCCTCCGGTGCGGTTGAGGTGCAGGGAGGACGTCCTCATGGACGCCAAGGCCGTGGACGAGCGGGTCAGGGCAGGGGAGCGGATGTCGTTGGTGGGCATCCTCGTCGCCGCACCGGAGGTGCCCGTGGTCGCGGAGAGGCTGGCGCAGGCAGGCGCGGTCGTCGCGGGGCACACGGTTCCTGGCGCGCCGTCGCCGGGCAGTGAGGTGCGGCTGGAGACGCTCAGCAAGCTCGACGCGCTGCTGGTGACCGAGCCACCGGCTTCCTGCCGTGGCGTGGTGGGTTTCGTGCCGACGCGGGGATTGCTGCCTGCGAGCGGCTCAGGAATCACCACGGTGCTGGCGCGGGACGCGGCGGTCGCCCAGCGGGTCGCTGCCGCGGTCACGGGCCCCGATCCGCGGACGACCTCGGCGGGGTTCAGCAGACACTGGCCCGACTCGGTACGGCTGAGTGCCGGTGAGCACCCGCGTATCGCGGTGCCGGATCGCGCGTTCCTCGCCGAGCTGGGCAGGGTGGAGGCGGCAAGGCTTGCCGCGACGGCCGACACGCTGAGCGTGGCGGGGGCAACGACGCACGAGGTGGAGCTTCACGGCGCGGGCGGGCTGTGCCGCAAGCGCGCCGCGGTCGCGCTCGGCGACCATGAAGCGCTCCTGTTGCCGCTCGGCACGGGTCTGTGCTCGCTCACCCGCCTCGCCACCCGGCTCGACACCGCCGCCGTCCTTCTCCCCACCCGCGACGGGGGAGGTGTGGGTCTGCTGGCCAAGCCCTTCGACGACCAGGTCGTCCTCGACCTCGCGGGGCTGCTCACCGGGTCGCAGGCTTCAACGCCGTACCCGGATGTGGGGGTGCGGCTCATCGCCTTCGGCTCGTATCTGCGGGGGCAGCCTCGTGCGGCCGATCTGGAACGCGTGGGCGCGCGGTTCACCGGCTTCGCGACCACGTCACGCCACTACCGCCTGCTGCTGATCGAGCACGACCCACCGGAGGCCGGTGTGGTGCCCGCGAACCGGCCGTCGGAGGGAGGGCCGCTGGTGGGCGAGGAGTGGCTGCTGTCGCCCGCTGCTCTCGGGGAGTTCGTCGCGCGTCTGCCTTCGCCGATGCGCCTCGGCACCGTGGAGCTGGCCGACGGGACGAGCGCGCCCGCGATCCTGTGCGATCCCTCGGTGGCCGAGCGGAGTGTTGATCTCACCGCCTGGGAGTGCTGGCGTGCCTACCTGCGCCACCTCAGCGCGGTACGACCCGTCGCCGCGCGAGCCGGGAGTTGA